In Coprobacter tertius, a single window of DNA contains:
- a CDS encoding class I SAM-dependent methyltransferase gives MKVRNPIDRDDLKIKKKDKVLEVGSGHNPTFRSDVVVDKYIDSNYHRSDNIMIYPHQAFINADGANMPFKDKEFDYVICNQVIEHVDDPLLFVKELQRVAKRGYIELPSLIGESLFPKKSHKWVCLEIDNKLVFYEKDKLPKLYPDYGRTFLNFLPYQSLALRVFHLSYHQSDFIKYEWKDTIDIIVNSEDPYYKNYFLEPWSEEMSQKIFPVRSLFCDVRIFIKVTTHLIKGMINRRLHSQSPISLEEYKSMRK, from the coding sequence ATGAAAGTCAGAAACCCGATAGACCGGGACGATTTAAAAATAAAGAAAAAAGACAAGGTTCTTGAAGTAGGTAGCGGTCATAATCCCACCTTCCGCTCTGATGTTGTTGTCGATAAATATATAGACTCGAATTATCATCGGAGTGATAATATCATGATATATCCTCACCAGGCGTTTATAAATGCCGACGGTGCCAATATGCCTTTTAAAGACAAAGAATTCGATTACGTGATTTGCAATCAGGTAATCGAACATGTAGATGATCCCCTGCTTTTCGTAAAAGAATTGCAACGCGTAGCCAAAAGAGGATATATAGAATTACCCAGTTTGATCGGTGAATCGTTATTCCCTAAAAAATCGCATAAATGGGTATGTCTCGAAATAGATAATAAACTCGTATTTTACGAAAAAGATAAACTGCCGAAATTATATCCCGATTATGGTCGTACATTTCTGAATTTTTTACCCTACCAGAGCTTAGCTCTGAGAGTCTTCCATTTATCATACCACCAATCTGATTTCATCAAATACGAATGGAAAGATACAATCGATATTATCGTAAATTCAGAAGACCCCTATTATAAAAACTATTTTCTGGAACCCTGGAGTGAAGAAATGAGCCAAAAGATATTCCCGGTTCGTTCTCTTTTCTGCGATGTACGTATATTTATTAAAGTAACGACACATCTTATAAAAGGAATGATTAACAGAAGATTACACTCACAATCGCCTATTTCCCTCGAGGAATATAAAAGCATGCGCAAATAA
- the carB gene encoding carbamoyl-phosphate synthase (glutamine-hydrolyzing) large subunit has product MQKSIKKVLVLGSGALKIGQAGEFDYSGSQALKALREEGIKTVLVNPNIATIQTSEGIADKVYFLPVTPFFIEEIFKKENPDGILLAFGGQTALNCGAELYNKGILKKYNVEVLGTSVEAIMSTEDRDLFVKKLDEIEVKTPKSIAVESMDDALKAADEIGFPIIIRSAYALGGMGSGFCNNRQELKELAENAFSYSNQILVEESLKGWKEIEFEVIRDKNDHCFTVASMENFDPLGIHTGESIVVAPTCSLDETELTLLQELSKKTIRHLGIVGECNIQYAFNSETDDYRVIEVNARLSRSSALASKATGYPLAFVAAKLALGYTLDQIGEMGTSNSAYVAPSLDYLICKIPRWDLSKFVGVSRQIGSSMKSVGEIMSIGKSFEEIIQKGLRMIGQGMHGFEGNNDLEFDNLDQELANPTDLRIFAIATALDKGYSIDKIHDLTKIDKWFLGKLQNIHNYKAKLRQYKKIEDLPADVLLEAKRLGFSDFQIARIIENPKGNMEAENLRVRAHRKKNGILPTVKRINTVASEHPELTNYLYMTYDGTDHDIPYYKNDKSVVILGSGAYRIGSSVEFDWCSVNAAQTARKLGYKSIMVNYNPETVSTDYDMCDRLYFDELSFERVLDVIDLESPKGVIVSVGGQIPNNLAMKLHRQQVPILGTSPISIDRAENRHKFSSMLDQLGIDQPAWKELTSMTEIDAFIDRVGFPVLVRPSYVLSGAAMNVCYDREGLENFLKLAAHVSKEYPVVVSQFLQNAKEVEFDAVAQNGEVVEYAISEHVEFAGVHSGDATLVFPAQKIYFETARRIKKISRQIARELNISGPFNIQFLAKNNDVKVIECNLRASRSFPFVSKVLKRNFIETATRIMLDAPYAKPDKTAFDVECIGVKASQFSFARLQNADPVLGVDMASTGEVGCIGDDFNEALLTSMISVGYKIPEKSIMVSSGSAKSKVDLLDPTRQLAEKGYEIYATAGTQKFLTENGINGVKVVSWPDENGDKNVMDMISNHKFDLVINIPKNHTKRELTNGYKIRRAAIDHNIPLITNARLASAFIDAFCHLKESDIQIKSWQEYK; this is encoded by the coding sequence ATGCAGAAATCTATTAAGAAAGTCCTGGTACTCGGGTCGGGAGCTTTAAAAATCGGTCAGGCCGGAGAATTCGACTACTCCGGTTCCCAAGCGTTAAAAGCCTTACGAGAAGAAGGGATAAAAACCGTATTGGTAAATCCCAACATTGCAACAATACAGACTTCTGAAGGCATCGCCGATAAAGTATATTTTCTGCCGGTAACCCCTTTTTTCATTGAGGAAATTTTCAAGAAAGAAAATCCCGACGGGATATTACTGGCATTCGGAGGTCAGACGGCACTCAACTGCGGTGCCGAATTGTATAATAAAGGTATCCTGAAAAAATATAATGTAGAAGTTTTGGGAACTTCGGTAGAAGCGATCATGAGCACCGAAGACCGTGATCTGTTTGTAAAAAAACTCGACGAAATAGAGGTAAAAACTCCGAAGAGTATCGCGGTTGAATCCATGGACGACGCACTTAAAGCAGCCGATGAAATCGGATTTCCAATCATCATCCGCTCGGCTTATGCCTTAGGAGGAATGGGCAGTGGTTTCTGCAACAACCGACAAGAATTGAAAGAGTTGGCTGAAAATGCCTTTTCTTACTCTAACCAGATATTAGTGGAAGAATCTCTGAAAGGTTGGAAAGAAATCGAATTTGAAGTCATCAGAGATAAAAACGATCATTGCTTCACTGTAGCGAGCATGGAAAATTTCGATCCGCTGGGGATTCATACCGGTGAAAGTATCGTTGTCGCACCCACTTGTTCGCTCGACGAAACAGAACTTACCCTGCTACAAGAATTATCTAAAAAAACAATACGCCATCTCGGTATCGTCGGAGAATGTAATATACAATATGCGTTTAACTCGGAAACAGACGATTACCGCGTAATCGAAGTAAATGCCCGGCTGAGCCGTTCTTCAGCACTGGCATCGAAAGCTACCGGATATCCTTTGGCATTTGTAGCCGCAAAACTGGCTTTGGGTTACACTCTCGACCAGATAGGTGAAATGGGCACTTCAAACTCAGCATATGTTGCTCCTTCGCTCGATTATCTCATTTGTAAAATCCCCCGTTGGGACCTGAGCAAATTTGTCGGTGTATCGAGGCAGATCGGTTCGAGCATGAAATCGGTAGGAGAAATCATGTCTATCGGTAAAAGTTTCGAAGAAATCATACAAAAAGGCCTTCGCATGATCGGTCAGGGAATGCACGGATTCGAAGGAAACAACGACCTCGAGTTCGATAATCTCGATCAGGAACTGGCTAACCCCACCGATTTGCGTATTTTCGCTATCGCAACGGCGCTCGATAAAGGATACAGTATCGATAAAATCCACGATCTGACTAAAATAGACAAATGGTTTTTGGGTAAACTCCAAAATATCCACAATTATAAAGCCAAACTACGACAGTATAAAAAAATAGAAGACCTTCCTGCAGATGTTCTCCTCGAAGCAAAACGTCTGGGATTTTCAGACTTCCAAATCGCCCGCATCATCGAAAATCCTAAAGGAAACATGGAAGCCGAAAATCTGCGTGTACGTGCGCACCGCAAAAAAAACGGAATTCTTCCCACTGTAAAACGGATCAACACGGTAGCTTCGGAACATCCGGAACTCACCAATTACCTGTATATGACCTACGATGGCACCGATCATGATATTCCTTATTATAAAAACGATAAATCGGTCGTTATCCTCGGGTCGGGCGCATACCGTATAGGTAGTTCGGTCGAATTCGACTGGTGCTCGGTAAACGCTGCACAAACAGCACGGAAACTGGGATATAAATCGATTATGGTTAACTACAATCCCGAAACCGTTTCGACCGATTACGATATGTGCGACCGGCTGTATTTCGACGAACTTTCGTTCGAACGGGTACTCGACGTAATCGACCTCGAATCACCGAAGGGTGTCATCGTATCGGTCGGCGGCCAGATACCGAATAACCTGGCTATGAAACTCCACCGCCAGCAAGTGCCTATTTTGGGAACATCACCCATCTCGATCGACCGCGCCGAAAATCGTCATAAGTTTTCGAGTATGCTCGACCAACTCGGAATCGATCAGCCTGCTTGGAAAGAACTGACCAGTATGACCGAAATCGATGCCTTTATCGACCGGGTTGGATTCCCTGTACTGGTACGTCCCTCTTACGTACTTTCGGGAGCAGCGATGAACGTTTGCTACGACCGGGAAGGTCTCGAAAACTTCCTGAAACTGGCTGCTCATGTCTCGAAAGAATATCCGGTTGTCGTTTCACAATTCTTACAGAACGCCAAAGAAGTAGAATTCGATGCCGTAGCCCAAAACGGAGAGGTCGTAGAATATGCGATCTCCGAACATGTAGAATTTGCCGGTGTACACTCGGGCGATGCGACACTGGTTTTCCCGGCACAAAAAATTTATTTCGAAACAGCCCGACGCATTAAAAAGATCAGCCGCCAGATTGCTCGCGAACTTAATATCAGCGGTCCGTTTAACATTCAGTTCCTTGCCAAAAACAACGATGTGAAAGTTATCGAATGTAATTTACGCGCTTCCCGCAGTTTCCCCTTCGTTTCGAAAGTGCTCAAACGCAACTTTATCGAAACGGCCACACGCATCATGCTCGACGCGCCTTATGCCAAACCCGATAAAACCGCGTTCGATGTAGAATGCATCGGGGTAAAAGCATCGCAATTCTCTTTCGCACGGTTACAGAATGCCGACCCTGTATTGGGAGTGGATATGGCCTCTACCGGTGAAGTAGGATGCATCGGCGACGATTTTAACGAAGCCCTGCTTACCTCGATGATCTCGGTAGGTTACAAAATTCCGGAAAAATCAATTATGGTATCTTCGGGTTCGGCAAAATCAAAAGTCGACCTGCTCGATCCTACACGTCAGTTAGCCGAAAAGGGATACGAAATATATGCTACGGCAGGCACCCAGAAATTCCTTACCGAGAATGGGATAAACGGGGTAAAAGTCGTTTCATGGCCCGACGAAAACGGAGACAAAAACGTTATGGATATGATCTCGAACCACAAGTTCGACCTGGTGATAAATATCCCCAAAAATCATACCAAACGGGAACTTACCAACGGATATAAAATACGTCGCGCCGCGATCGACCACAATATCCCCCTCATTACCAATGCCCGCCTGGCAAGCGCATTTATCGATGCTTTCTGCCATCTGAAAGAAAGTGATATTCAGATTAAAAGCTGGCAGGAATATAAATAA
- the recG gene encoding ATP-dependent DNA helicase RecG has product MFDLDSRDIKFLPGVGPQKAALLNKELGIYSCGDLLGYFPYKYIDRSRTYKIREIDGNMPYIQLRGRITIFETQGEGKSRRLTGKFTDGTGVIELIWFKGIKYILEKYKTGVEYTVFGKPSLYGHVFNIAHPEIDPVEAIEKIPGLQPYYNTTEKMKTHFLHSKALQKIMYHLWQTIQSPLPETLPAWIIARAQVIYRHEAMRNIHFPQSPDLLRKAQFRLKFEELFYLQLNILRFTRLQQRKLGGFRFDKIGNAFNDFYHTCLPFELTNAQKRVLKEIRADVGSGIQMNRLLQGDVGSGKTLVALMSMLMAIDNGFQACLMAPTEILATQHFETISELVKKIGLRVELLTGSTKKKDRERIHEGLLNGDVHITIGTHALIEDTVNFFNLGLVVIDEQHRFGVAQRARLWKKNSRPPHVLVMTATPIPRTLAMTVYGDLEVSVIDELPPGRKPVQTLHRYDNRRGPLYDSIRKQIQSGRQVYIVYPLIQESEHSDLKNLEEGYKHIQEIFPEYKVCMVHGKMKPAEKEAEMQKFVAGKAQIMVATTVIEVGVNVPNASVMIIENAERFGLSQLHQLRGRVGRGADQSYCILITSYKLSEETRKRIEIMVRTNDGFEIAEADLQLRGPGDMEGTQQSGIAFDLKIANIARDGQILQLARDIANEVLDKDPELSANEHYILKIQLQKIFKKKFNWSLIS; this is encoded by the coding sequence ATGTTTGACCTCGATTCCCGCGATATAAAATTTTTACCCGGAGTAGGTCCGCAAAAAGCGGCCTTACTCAATAAAGAACTGGGTATTTATTCTTGCGGCGACCTACTCGGGTATTTTCCTTATAAATACATCGACCGCAGCCGTACGTACAAAATTCGGGAAATCGACGGAAATATGCCGTATATACAATTACGGGGAAGAATCACTATATTCGAAACTCAAGGAGAAGGAAAAAGCCGGCGACTTACCGGTAAATTTACCGACGGAACAGGGGTCATAGAACTTATCTGGTTTAAAGGCATAAAATATATCCTCGAAAAATACAAAACCGGCGTCGAATATACCGTTTTCGGAAAACCCTCTTTATATGGTCACGTATTCAATATTGCGCACCCCGAAATAGACCCTGTCGAAGCCATCGAGAAAATACCGGGATTGCAACCGTATTATAATACAACCGAGAAAATGAAAACGCATTTTCTGCATTCGAAAGCATTGCAGAAAATCATGTACCACTTGTGGCAAACCATTCAAAGCCCGTTACCCGAGACTTTACCGGCATGGATTATCGCCCGGGCACAGGTTATTTACAGGCATGAAGCCATGCGCAACATTCATTTTCCACAATCACCCGATCTGCTCAGAAAAGCCCAATTCAGACTAAAATTCGAAGAACTATTTTATCTCCAGCTCAATATACTGCGTTTTACCCGATTGCAACAACGTAAACTCGGAGGATTCCGTTTCGATAAAATAGGAAATGCATTCAACGATTTCTACCATACATGCCTGCCATTTGAACTCACCAACGCGCAAAAACGGGTGTTAAAAGAAATCAGAGCCGACGTGGGAAGCGGGATACAAATGAATCGTCTTTTACAGGGAGACGTGGGAAGCGGAAAAACATTGGTAGCGCTCATGAGCATGCTAATGGCTATCGATAACGGATTCCAGGCCTGCCTGATGGCCCCTACCGAGATATTGGCCACCCAACATTTCGAAACAATTAGCGAACTGGTAAAAAAAATAGGATTACGAGTTGAGTTACTTACCGGTTCTACTAAGAAAAAAGATCGGGAACGGATACACGAAGGGTTGCTCAACGGAGATGTGCACATAACAATAGGTACGCACGCACTGATAGAAGATACCGTAAATTTTTTCAACCTCGGTCTCGTCGTTATCGACGAACAGCACCGGTTCGGAGTAGCGCAACGAGCCAGGTTATGGAAAAAAAACTCCCGACCGCCACACGTATTGGTAATGACTGCAACCCCGATCCCTCGAACGCTGGCCATGACCGTTTACGGAGATCTCGAAGTTTCTGTCATAGACGAATTACCTCCGGGCCGGAAGCCGGTACAGACTCTGCACCGGTATGATAATCGCCGGGGCCCTTTATACGACTCCATTCGCAAACAAATACAATCGGGCAGACAAGTGTATATCGTTTACCCACTCATACAAGAAAGCGAACATTCAGATCTGAAGAATCTCGAAGAGGGCTATAAACATATTCAAGAGATCTTTCCGGAATATAAGGTCTGTATGGTTCACGGAAAAATGAAACCGGCCGAAAAAGAAGCGGAAATGCAAAAATTCGTAGCCGGAAAAGCTCAGATCATGGTAGCCACTACAGTCATAGAAGTAGGCGTTAACGTTCCCAACGCTTCGGTCATGATCATTGAAAACGCCGAACGCTTCGGGCTTTCCCAACTACACCAGTTGAGAGGACGTGTTGGCCGGGGAGCCGACCAATCTTATTGCATACTTATTACTTCGTACAAACTTTCCGAAGAAACCCGCAAAAGGATTGAAATCATGGTAAGGACAAACGACGGATTTGAAATAGCGGAAGCTGACTTGCAATTGCGAGGCCCCGGAGACATGGAAGGAACACAACAAAGCGGAATCGCTTTCGATCTTAAAATAGCCAATATCGCACGTGACGGACAAATCTTGCAACTGGCACGGGATATCGCTAATGAAGTACTCGATAAAGATCCCGAACTATCAGCAAACGAACATTATATATTAAAAATACAACTACAAAAGATTTTTAAAAAGAAGTTTAACTGGAGCCTAATCAGTTAA
- a CDS encoding fimbrillin family protein, whose amino-acid sequence MNRKINLLSFAVALVTLLYLPAVSCVENFSNEPDVDTGGTGKLVPLRFSALVSGAGETSPPPVESKTVNQNTTGSMGYMGMIIQQSPGGGDVFPGSQELRVKTYGYLDDSYWLYMTNTPGVTGDIHPMCYAGKTIRVTAYGNIMDFGPIGIDGFPFDFRGNLKDDVIQQDYLYCDTTYVVPSNEKPIELKMKHAFAHIRINVTKSLDKDTHTLSQVALDNMGDVWIKRKGYIDPATGDTVSGAAHPELRSQAGPLSYSGLNVALSSTTKQTYDFFVPAFMSDTLKDETVVIALTVNGKKKIFPLRRNHLNHEARNGKDYYGFAQGYINTYDVVYDNTAMRLILTDWNTVNRDGDFGIPPTGVKGIRLNGSDMTSNSMWNTYPTWGFAPSGTYDSWLSTVALGNNGIYIDGTKRITSMYSDTWKTYAGDVNVYEDEKPVMDFFMTQENVSTIPVPWEGSDGALIAKELCRKYRGGGFTNWRLPRASEWRMLVASQGFHSGVWNSLNLESGNEGSVTETFWSATEAEAAKAWTAYAQRFSNRPVIRIYLDARDKKTTLASVRCVRDTKK is encoded by the coding sequence ATGAACCGAAAAATAAACCTTCTCAGCTTTGCGGTGGCGCTGGTGACGCTACTGTACCTGCCCGCGGTCTCGTGTGTAGAAAACTTTTCGAACGAACCCGATGTCGATACCGGCGGCACGGGGAAATTGGTTCCCCTCCGCTTCTCGGCTTTGGTAAGCGGGGCGGGGGAGACTTCACCGCCTCCTGTGGAGTCGAAGACGGTAAATCAGAATACGACCGGTTCAATGGGATATATGGGAATGATCATACAGCAGTCGCCCGGGGGCGGCGATGTCTTTCCCGGCTCCCAGGAACTGCGGGTGAAAACGTATGGTTATCTCGACGATAGTTATTGGTTGTATATGACTAATACGCCGGGAGTTACGGGGGATATTCATCCCATGTGCTACGCCGGTAAAACGATACGCGTTACCGCTTATGGCAATATAATGGATTTTGGGCCGATTGGTATCGACGGTTTTCCCTTCGATTTCAGAGGTAACCTGAAAGATGATGTTATACAGCAAGATTACCTCTATTGCGACACCACCTACGTAGTCCCTTCAAACGAAAAGCCGATAGAATTGAAGATGAAACACGCCTTCGCCCATATCCGGATAAACGTGACCAAATCGCTCGACAAAGATACGCACACACTCTCTCAGGTTGCTCTCGACAACATGGGCGACGTATGGATCAAGCGGAAAGGCTATATCGACCCCGCCACGGGCGATACGGTGTCGGGGGCCGCCCATCCCGAGCTGCGCTCTCAGGCCGGCCCGCTCTCGTACAGCGGCCTGAATGTTGCGCTTTCGTCTACGACGAAGCAAACCTACGACTTTTTCGTGCCGGCCTTTATGAGCGACACGCTCAAAGACGAAACGGTGGTAATCGCGCTTACGGTCAATGGTAAGAAAAAGATATTTCCCCTGCGGCGCAACCACCTCAACCACGAGGCACGTAACGGAAAAGACTACTACGGGTTTGCGCAAGGGTATATAAATACCTACGACGTGGTGTACGACAATACGGCCATGCGGCTGATCCTTACCGATTGGAATACGGTAAACCGCGACGGTGACTTCGGCATACCGCCCACCGGCGTGAAGGGGATACGGCTGAACGGTAGTGATATGACTTCCAATAGCATGTGGAATACTTATCCCACTTGGGGATTTGCCCCCAGCGGCACATACGATAGCTGGCTTTCTACGGTAGCCCTCGGCAATAACGGGATTTATATCGACGGTACTAAGAGGATTACATCCATGTATAGTGATACCTGGAAGACGTATGCGGGCGATGTGAATGTATATGAAGATGAAAAGCCGGTGATGGACTTTTTTATGACCCAGGAGAATGTAAGCACCATCCCGGTGCCCTGGGAAGGATCCGACGGGGCGCTCATCGCCAAAGAATTGTGCCGCAAATACCGGGGCGGCGGTTTCACCAACTGGCGCTTGCCCCGCGCCTCGGAGTGGCGGATGCTGGTGGCTTCTCAGGGCTTTCATTCCGGGGTATGGAATAGTCTGAATCTCGAGTCTGGTAACGAAGGTTCCGTAACCGAAACCTTCTGGTCGGCTACCGAAGCCGAAGCGGCCAAGGCCTGGACGGCCTATGCCCAAAGGTTTAGTAATAGGCCTGTGATTCGTATATACCTCGATGCCCGCGACAAGAAAACCACGCTGGCGAGCGTACGCTGTGTGCGGGATACTAAGAAATAA
- a CDS encoding peptidoglycan DD-metalloendopeptidase family protein produces MNFTGFRKLIIASLLIAPTVAMAQKNDSEPLNNIHNRQHKDLLADQRNIRKEINLIDSLTFARKLQQEAEAYPAIELYGDDWNNEWVNPYNKTMAQMPDSFSINVSNYCMPVPGHKTSDYGYRARYRRMHKGVDLALHVGDTVRAAFSGKVRITKYEARGYGYYVLLRHSNGLETIYGHLSKILVRPNQIVKVGEPIALGGNTGRSTGPHLHFETRFLGMSINPNEIFDFVNQVPHTDTYVFHTHKENSSVKQAMAKGNNGTKYVTYKIRKGDTLSSIAIRHRTTITQLCRINHISKSTKIKPGQILKIK; encoded by the coding sequence ATGAATTTTACCGGATTTAGGAAACTGATAATCGCCTCATTGCTTATCGCCCCGACAGTGGCTATGGCACAAAAGAACGACTCAGAGCCGTTAAATAATATTCATAACAGACAACACAAAGATTTACTGGCTGATCAACGTAACATACGTAAAGAAATAAATCTTATCGATTCCCTCACCTTTGCCCGAAAGCTACAACAGGAAGCCGAAGCCTATCCGGCCATCGAATTATACGGAGACGACTGGAATAACGAGTGGGTTAACCCCTACAATAAAACAATGGCCCAAATGCCCGATTCTTTCTCCATTAACGTATCTAACTATTGCATGCCTGTACCGGGTCACAAAACATCCGATTACGGATATAGGGCCCGTTATCGCCGTATGCATAAAGGAGTCGACCTCGCGTTGCATGTAGGAGATACCGTAAGAGCCGCTTTCTCGGGAAAAGTACGTATCACAAAATACGAGGCCAGAGGATACGGATATTATGTATTGCTGCGTCACTCTAACGGGCTGGAAACAATCTATGGTCATCTATCGAAAATACTCGTTCGACCCAACCAGATCGTTAAGGTGGGAGAACCCATTGCTCTCGGAGGCAACACCGGACGTTCCACCGGGCCCCATCTTCATTTCGAAACACGTTTTCTGGGAATGAGTATAAATCCGAATGAAATATTCGATTTCGTAAATCAGGTTCCCCATACCGACACCTATGTTTTCCATACCCATAAAGAAAACAGTTCTGTAAAACAGGCTATGGCAAAAGGAAACAACGGGACTAAATATGTGACTTACAAAATACGTAAAGGCGATACGTTATCTTCGATCGCCATTAGGCACCGTACGACGATAACGCAATTATGCCGTATTAATCATATCAGTAAATCTACCAAAATAAAACCGGGTCAGATACTGAAAATAAAATAA
- a CDS encoding 2-C-methyl-D-erythritol 4-phosphate cytidylyltransferase codes for MKNYVIIVAGGKGLRVGGDIPKQFRIIGKYPVLMHTIRIFYRYDPKIEIILVLPVSHQEYWKDLCKHYHFDISHRIADGGETRFHSVKNALQLVTETGLVAVHDGVRPFVSEKVITTTFLAASKNEAAIPVIKITDSLRKISPDGSSQAVPRSQYCIVQTPQVFGSKLLKQAYEQPFSENFTDDASVVEAMGNRINTVEGNTENIKITTPQDLLFAELLSHNV; via the coding sequence ATGAAAAATTACGTTATTATCGTAGCCGGTGGAAAAGGACTTAGGGTCGGAGGTGATATTCCTAAACAATTCCGTATTATAGGGAAATACCCCGTGCTGATGCATACTATCAGAATATTTTATCGTTACGATCCCAAAATCGAAATCATTCTAGTGCTTCCGGTTTCACATCAGGAATATTGGAAAGATCTATGTAAACACTACCATTTCGATATATCTCATCGGATTGCAGACGGAGGAGAAACCCGATTTCATTCTGTAAAAAATGCGCTGCAACTGGTGACCGAAACAGGTTTGGTAGCCGTTCACGACGGTGTTCGTCCTTTTGTTTCGGAGAAAGTAATCACTACTACTTTTCTTGCCGCAAGTAAAAACGAAGCCGCTATTCCCGTCATTAAAATTACCGATTCACTTCGAAAAATATCCCCCGACGGCAGTAGTCAAGCCGTTCCGCGTTCGCAATATTGCATTGTACAAACTCCCCAGGTATTCGGGAGCAAACTTCTGAAGCAAGCATATGAACAGCCTTTTAGCGAAAACTTTACCGACGACGCATCGGTAGTTGAGGCAATGGGAAACCGAATAAATACCGTAGAAGGCAATACGGAAAACATAAAAATAACAACACCGCAAGACCTGCTCTTTGCCGAATTATTATCGCATAATGTTTGA